The Desulfuromonadaceae bacterium genome has a segment encoding these proteins:
- a CDS encoding divergent polysaccharide deacetylase family protein encodes MATKKPATTHKKKPSKKKPPVKKQPSVTAGGRFVSGMILIGIVLLAGLVLWVRQPVQDYDERPAPRTIEDVIPAPVAPENSPAELQVALELILWDLGIDLRSPRISDRQGIKTFTLEAPFPDQEQLRALSVAVKHLAETFRVASDKVKRRIDLYDGDALRYALEFSASTSTAKVRPRIALIVDDLGRDVRIVRRLLALETDLSFSILPGETYAQRVAELAHGQNREVLIHLPMEPHGYPEKNPGADALMVGMTAEGLRTRMDKFVAQVPYAVGGNNHMGSRFTEDREGMRTVVDYLRDKNIFFIDSLTSHNSLAMETARGARVPTAVRDVFLDNVPEVDAIVRELRKLVEVAKRRGRAIGICHPYPETLAALEQEIPLLQSSDLQFVPVSALLLR; translated from the coding sequence ATGGCGACCAAAAAACCAGCGACCACTCATAAAAAAAAGCCGTCAAAGAAAAAACCTCCGGTTAAGAAACAGCCTTCGGTTACCGCCGGAGGTCGTTTCGTCAGCGGAATGATTTTGATCGGGATTGTTCTGCTGGCCGGTCTGGTGTTGTGGGTGCGGCAGCCTGTGCAGGATTATGACGAGCGCCCAGCTCCGCGCACCATCGAGGATGTGATCCCCGCGCCGGTCGCGCCGGAAAACTCTCCCGCCGAGCTTCAGGTCGCGCTGGAACTGATCCTCTGGGATCTCGGGATTGACCTGCGCAGTCCACGTATTAGCGATCGGCAGGGGATAAAAACCTTTACCCTGGAGGCACCTTTCCCCGACCAGGAACAACTTCGGGCATTGTCTGTCGCGGTGAAACACCTGGCGGAGACATTCCGGGTGGCCAGCGACAAGGTTAAGCGGCGGATTGATCTCTATGATGGCGACGCACTGCGTTATGCCCTCGAATTTTCTGCGTCGACGTCCACCGCGAAAGTGCGTCCACGGATTGCGCTGATTGTCGATGATCTGGGACGCGATGTGCGGATTGTCCGGCGACTGCTGGCGCTGGAGACCGACTTGAGCTTTTCGATCTTGCCGGGGGAAACTTATGCGCAACGGGTTGCTGAGCTGGCCCATGGGCAAAATCGTGAGGTGTTGATTCATCTGCCGATGGAGCCGCACGGTTATCCGGAAAAAAATCCGGGAGCAGATGCGCTGATGGTTGGCATGACCGCTGAAGGACTGCGCACCCGGATGGATAAATTTGTCGCTCAGGTGCCATATGCGGTCGGCGGGAACAATCATATGGGGTCGCGTTTCACCGAAGATCGCGAGGGGATGCGGACGGTGGTCGATTATCTGCGTGACAAGAACATTTTTTTTATTGACAGCCTGACTTCACATAATTCACTGGCGATGGAAACCGCGCGCGGCGCCCGGGTGCCGACTGCGGTGCGCGATGTCTTCCTTGACAATGTGCCGGAAGTTGATGCGATTGTGCGTGAATTGCGCAAACTGGTCGAGGTGGCAAAGCGGCGCGGGCGCGCAATCGGGATTTGCCACCCCTATCCGGAGACACTGGCGGCACTGGAACAGGAAATCCCACTGCTGCAAAGCAGCGATCTGCAATTCGTCCCGGTTTCCGCTCTGTTGTTACGCTGA
- a CDS encoding ParA family protein yields the protein MDPYIITVASEKGGVGKTTLATNLAIYLKALAEDLPVTLFSFDNHFSVDKMFRIGTGSGHGTVAELFTGRRIEELTELGQNGVEFIPSNRQLSTLRDMITGDLLARTLQQSRGGGGIIIIDTRPDLDIFTQNALHVADRIIIPVKDTASLENSRYIVDFATTHGGGRKTVRILPCLVDARIHFEGPFKNALQLLRGYAINRGYRCYDGHISKSSKVESLNTNPEGRIFPVIHHARNTDVHLQFAHLARQIIADIKDTPERRIGQLRLAEEEQHLRRDHALQQRIGDLVPICPLCSEKIVDDGAIAAVGYFWVAHHEQISGYAHDDCLATLLSQTFYPTSNPGDALRELFHETTRHDHFVLQRTQRSRNYPQQEMACYRFDPAGRLLSQRTTEDAAVQQWLRHCFGGNLERVADGFIYISHCDTDLPEEALYPEAELARRELFRRIEAQLL from the coding sequence ATGGATCCTTATATTATTACCGTTGCCAGTGAAAAAGGCGGCGTCGGCAAAACCACCCTGGCCACCAATCTGGCGATCTATCTCAAGGCGCTGGCGGAAGATCTGCCGGTCACGCTGTTCAGCTTCGACAACCATTTCTCTGTCGATAAAATGTTCCGCATCGGGACTGGCAGCGGACATGGTACGGTGGCAGAGCTCTTCACCGGTCGCCGGATCGAGGAGCTCACCGAGCTCGGCCAGAACGGTGTAGAGTTTATTCCCTCCAACCGGCAGTTAAGCACCTTGCGCGACATGATTACCGGTGATCTGCTGGCGAGAACGCTTCAGCAGAGTCGCGGTGGTGGCGGTATCATCATCATTGACACCCGCCCCGATCTCGATATTTTTACCCAGAACGCCCTGCATGTTGCCGATCGCATCATTATTCCGGTCAAGGATACCGCTTCGCTGGAAAACAGCCGCTATATCGTCGATTTCGCCACAACTCACGGCGGGGGGCGCAAGACGGTGCGGATCCTTCCGTGTCTGGTCGACGCGCGCATCCATTTTGAGGGGCCGTTCAAAAACGCCCTGCAACTGCTGCGCGGTTATGCCATCAATCGCGGTTATCGCTGTTACGACGGGCATATTTCCAAAAGTTCCAAAGTCGAGTCACTCAACACCAACCCCGAGGGGCGTATTTTTCCGGTCATTCATCACGCCCGCAACACCGATGTGCATCTGCAGTTTGCTCATCTTGCCCGCCAGATTATTGCCGACATCAAGGACACTCCCGAGCGGCGCATCGGTCAACTGCGGTTGGCCGAGGAAGAGCAGCATCTGCGCCGTGACCATGCCCTGCAACAGCGCATCGGCGACCTGGTGCCGATCTGCCCGCTCTGCTCAGAGAAGATCGTCGACGACGGAGCAATCGCGGCGGTCGGCTACTTCTGGGTGGCGCATCACGAGCAAATCAGCGGCTATGCCCATGATGATTGCCTGGCCACTCTGTTGAGTCAAACTTTTTATCCGACCAGCAATCCCGGTGATGCGCTCCGGGAGCTTTTCCACGAAACGACCCGGCATGATCATTTTGTCCTGCAACGCACTCAGCGCAGCCGCAACTACCCTCAACAGGAGATGGCCTGTTACCGTTTCGACCCCGCCGGACGGTTACTGTCGCAGCGCACCACAGAGGACGCAGCGGTCCAGCAGTGGTTACGCCACTGCTTCGGTGGCAATCTGGAACGGGTCGCTGACGGGTTCATCTACATCAGCCATTGCGACACTGACCTGCCGGAGGAGGCCCTCTATCCGGAAGCGGAACTGGCGCGACGAGAACTGTTCAGGCGGATCGAAGCCCAGCTGCTCTGA
- the xseA gene encoding exodeoxyribonuclease VII large subunit, translated as MLNEARPLLTVSRLNALLRDLVEENFMNVRVAGELSNFVSPVSGHWYFSLKDDSAQLRGVMFRGQNSQLRFRPENGMEVICVGRISVYPQRGELQLIVDELEPRGVGGLQLAFEQLKQKLAVEGLFSAGRKRPLPVFPETIGVVTSATGAALQDIVQILRRRGFGGRVLLRSVPVQGATAAGEIVAALADLNRHAQADVLIVGRGGGSLEDLWAFNEECVARAIAASKIPVISAVGHEIDYTIADFVADLRAPTPSAAAEMVSKSRLELESHLDQLTMRLSASLEGKLQRQRERFNDLTSRLRQPQSALRLRVEQLRMSVLRLREGARRQTADATAGLREASGRLDQLSPLATLARGYALVTTAQGGRGVRDASRLQPGDSVTLRFAAGRATATIDEVES; from the coding sequence ATGCTGAATGAAGCCCGACCACTGTTGACCGTTTCCCGCCTGAACGCACTGCTGCGCGATCTGGTCGAAGAGAATTTCATGAATGTGCGGGTAGCCGGAGAGTTGTCGAATTTTGTCAGCCCGGTTTCCGGCCACTGGTATTTCAGCCTCAAGGATGACAGTGCCCAGTTGCGTGGTGTGATGTTTCGCGGACAGAACAGCCAGCTGCGCTTCCGGCCGGAAAATGGCATGGAAGTGATTTGTGTGGGGCGCATATCGGTCTACCCGCAACGGGGTGAGTTGCAGTTGATTGTCGACGAACTCGAACCACGCGGCGTGGGGGGACTGCAACTGGCGTTTGAACAGTTGAAGCAAAAACTCGCCGTTGAGGGATTGTTTAGTGCCGGGCGCAAACGGCCCTTGCCGGTCTTTCCGGAAACCATCGGCGTGGTGACCTCGGCGACCGGTGCGGCGTTGCAGGATATTGTGCAGATTCTGCGGCGCCGCGGTTTCGGCGGTCGCGTGCTGTTGCGTTCGGTGCCGGTGCAAGGGGCGACAGCGGCGGGGGAAATTGTGGCGGCCCTTGCCGACCTTAACCGGCACGCGCAGGCCGATGTGCTGATCGTCGGGCGCGGCGGTGGTTCACTGGAAGATCTGTGGGCGTTTAACGAAGAATGTGTTGCCCGCGCGATTGCCGCCTCGAAGATTCCGGTGATCTCGGCGGTTGGTCACGAAATCGATTACACCATCGCCGATTTTGTCGCCGACCTGCGCGCGCCGACGCCGAGTGCCGCTGCGGAAATGGTCAGCAAAAGTCGCCTCGAACTTGAATCTCATCTGGACCAACTGACGATGCGTCTGAGTGCGTCGCTGGAGGGCAAGTTACAGCGTCAGCGCGAGCGTTTCAATGACCTGACGTCACGGTTGCGACAGCCGCAGAGCGCCTTGCGGCTGCGGGTGGAACAGCTGCGGATGTCAGTATTGCGCTTGCGGGAAGGGGCGCGACGACAAACCGCCGACGCCACCGCCGGTCTGCGCGAGGCGAGCGGGCGACTTGATCAGCTGTCGCCGCTGGCCACCCTGGCGCGCGGTTATGCGCTGGTGACCACCGCACAGGGGGGACGCGGGGTGCGCGATGCCTCCCGGTTACAGCCTGGCGACAGCGTCACCCTGCGCTTTGCTGCGGGGCGTGCGACGGCGACGATTGATGAGGTTGAATCATGA
- a CDS encoding M23 family metallopeptidase, with protein sequence MNRLFVIILLSLLVTPVWGQELTIAPQQPVNGGVAMIRWQGAKPSSAVARFADRVFYLQPVEEGAIGVLGVDVGLLAGDYPLTVAVVDRHGQTTFNRQRITVRDAGRPEERLTVDPALVSPQDPATLRRIAAERAVLAEIFAGQRSASLWPKLQLPVANPVSSQFGLRRVFNGEPKSAHSGTDFRSPRGTPVHPALDGIVALTAEYFYTGNTVVVDHGEGLFTLYAHLESIAVQVGSTVTPATTLGRVGSTGRSTGPHLHWTARLHGALVDPLELLALWNRERP encoded by the coding sequence ATGAACCGACTGTTTGTCATTATCCTGCTCAGCCTCCTGGTGACTCCGGTGTGGGGCCAAGAGTTGACTATTGCGCCGCAACAGCCGGTTAACGGCGGCGTGGCCATGATTCGCTGGCAAGGGGCAAAACCGTCTTCGGCCGTTGCCCGTTTCGCCGACCGGGTGTTTTATCTGCAACCGGTTGAGGAGGGCGCAATCGGAGTTCTCGGGGTCGATGTCGGGTTGCTGGCGGGGGACTATCCACTCACTGTGGCGGTGGTCGATCGCCACGGCCAGACGACCTTTAACCGCCAGCGGATTACCGTGCGTGACGCCGGGCGACCGGAAGAACGTCTGACCGTTGATCCCGCACTGGTCAGTCCGCAAGACCCCGCTACGTTGCGGCGGATTGCCGCGGAACGGGCGGTGCTGGCTGAAATTTTTGCCGGTCAGCGCAGCGCTTCGCTGTGGCCGAAGCTGCAACTTCCGGTCGCTAATCCGGTCAGCAGTCAGTTTGGACTGCGGCGGGTTTTTAACGGCGAACCGAAATCAGCACATTCCGGGACCGATTTCCGCAGTCCGCGAGGTACGCCCGTGCATCCTGCCCTGGACGGCATTGTTGCGCTGACGGCGGAATATTTTTATACCGGCAATACGGTGGTTGTCGATCACGGTGAAGGGCTTTTCACCCTTTATGCGCACCTCGAATCGATTGCCGTTCAGGTCGGTTCCACCGTGACACCGGCAACCACCCTCGGCCGGGTGGGGAGTACCGGGAGGTCGACCGGGCCTCATTTGCACTGGACTGCCAGGTTGCACGGCGCGCTGGTCGATCCGCTTGAGTTACTGGCGCTCTGGAACCGGGAAAGACCTTGA
- the xseB gene encoding exodeoxyribonuclease VII small subunit, with translation MSKKTSFEAALQQLDAAVTKLESGELTLDQSLSCFEKGVEAVRRCREQLRGAELRFEELSAELSSRPNAECINND, from the coding sequence TTGAGCAAGAAGACAAGTTTTGAAGCGGCATTGCAGCAACTCGATGCAGCGGTGACAAAACTCGAAAGCGGTGAGCTGACCCTCGACCAATCGCTGTCCTGTTTTGAAAAAGGGGTTGAAGCCGTGCGCCGTTGCCGGGAACAACTGCGCGGCGCCGAGCTGCGTTTTGAGGAATTGTCTGCTGAGCTGAGTAGCAGACCGAACGCCGAGTGCATCAATAATGATTGA